In the genome of Nocardia sp. NBC_00416, one region contains:
- a CDS encoding response regulator transcription factor codes for MTAVLLGEDDEAIAAPLSRALGREGYSVTVESFGPAVLDRALEGHHDLLILDLGLPGMDGLEVCRQVRARGAEMAVLMLTARTDEVDFVVGLDAGADDYVGKPFRLAELLARVRALLRRSGIGDDIVEVGGIRLEPAARRVLVNGVEVGLANKEYELLKVLIDRAGQVVSRETILREVWGDAELRGSKTLDMHMSWLRRKIGDEGPMAERRIVTVRGVGFRLNTD; via the coding sequence ATGACCGCCGTATTGCTGGGCGAAGACGATGAGGCCATTGCGGCGCCGCTTTCCCGGGCGCTGGGCCGCGAGGGATATTCGGTGACCGTGGAGAGCTTCGGTCCCGCGGTGTTGGACCGTGCGCTGGAAGGACACCATGATCTGCTGATCCTCGATCTCGGGTTGCCGGGAATGGACGGGCTGGAGGTGTGCCGCCAGGTGCGGGCCCGCGGCGCCGAGATGGCCGTGCTGATGCTCACCGCCCGCACCGACGAAGTCGATTTCGTGGTCGGCCTGGACGCCGGGGCCGACGACTACGTCGGAAAACCGTTCCGGCTGGCCGAACTGCTGGCCCGGGTTCGTGCCCTGCTGCGGCGCAGCGGGATCGGCGACGACATCGTGGAGGTCGGCGGGATCCGGCTGGAGCCGGCGGCGCGGCGGGTGCTGGTGAACGGGGTGGAAGTCGGCCTGGCGAACAAGGAGTACGAGCTGCTCAAGGTGCTGATCGACCGGGCGGGTCAGGTGGTGTCGCGGGAGACGATCCTGCGGGAGGTGTGGGGTGACGCGGAACTGCGCGGCTCCAAGACCCTCGATATGCACATGTCGTGGTTACGCCGCAAGATCGGCGACGAGGGCCCGATGGCCGAACGCCGGATCGTCACCGTGCGCGGTGTCGGTTTCCGGTTGAACACCGACTGA
- a CDS encoding sensor histidine kinase, translated as MRRRILRSMLTVLMLTTVVLGVPLTYTAWLWVEDITRNDLRSRLELISAEVIRQEHGSGVVQGGLDLHTVQPLVPEGGRLTVVYPAPRDSAVKVEVGSEDVHDPLVESLSMGTDVSLRLEVPATPMKARQRQAVAGVALAVAISLGAAITVAILTARRVADPIRDVAARAARLAMGDFRPDPRRHGIAELDRVSDVLDSATVEIAGRLQREHALVADVSHQLRSRLTAVRLRLDELSAHTDPAVVHEAEEAMAQVDRLTEAIDDLVRASRDEDATDRDPVPVMDELRGIVTEWMHPFREAGRVLYLTGDESLRAPMSGSRLREAVTVLVDNALMHGGGTCTVSVRTVRPGQDREPLVCVQVADEGEGVSDDLAPHIFDRGFSGAGSTGVGLALARALIEADGGRLELQRRRPALFAVFLGKPLSSRVENRVVGEPR; from the coding sequence GTGCGGCGCCGGATCCTGCGGTCGATGCTGACCGTGCTGATGCTGACCACAGTGGTGCTCGGGGTGCCGCTCACCTACACGGCGTGGCTGTGGGTCGAGGACATCACCCGCAACGATCTGCGCAGCCGGCTGGAACTGATCTCCGCGGAGGTCATCCGGCAGGAACACGGCAGCGGGGTGGTGCAGGGCGGTTTGGACCTGCACACGGTGCAACCGCTGGTTCCGGAGGGCGGCCGGCTCACGGTCGTGTATCCGGCGCCGCGGGACAGTGCCGTGAAGGTGGAGGTGGGGTCCGAGGATGTGCACGACCCGCTCGTGGAATCGCTGTCGATGGGCACCGATGTATCGCTGCGCCTGGAGGTGCCCGCCACCCCGATGAAGGCCCGGCAGCGGCAAGCTGTGGCGGGGGTGGCGCTGGCCGTGGCGATCTCCCTGGGCGCGGCGATCACCGTCGCCATCCTGACGGCTCGGCGGGTCGCCGACCCGATCCGCGATGTGGCCGCGCGGGCCGCCCGGCTGGCGATGGGCGATTTCCGGCCCGACCCGCGCCGCCACGGAATCGCTGAACTGGACCGAGTGTCCGATGTGCTCGATTCGGCGACCGTCGAGATCGCCGGCCGGTTGCAGCGGGAGCACGCGCTGGTGGCCGATGTCTCACATCAGCTGCGCAGTCGGTTGACCGCGGTCCGGCTCCGGCTGGACGAACTGTCCGCGCACACCGATCCGGCGGTCGTCCACGAGGCGGAGGAGGCCATGGCCCAGGTCGACCGGCTGACCGAGGCCATCGACGATCTGGTGCGGGCCTCGCGCGACGAGGACGCCACCGATCGCGATCCGGTACCGGTGATGGACGAGTTGCGCGGCATCGTCACCGAGTGGATGCATCCGTTCCGGGAGGCCGGTCGCGTCCTGTACCTGACCGGCGACGAATCGTTGCGTGCCCCGATGTCCGGTTCGCGGTTGCGCGAGGCGGTGACGGTACTGGTCGACAATGCCCTGATGCACGGGGGCGGGACCTGCACGGTCTCGGTCCGCACCGTGCGGCCGGGCCAGGATCGGGAGCCGCTGGTGTGTGTGCAGGTGGCCGACGAAGGGGAGGGCGTCAGCGACGATCTGGCACCGCATATCTTCGACCGCGGATTCTCCGGCGCCGGGTCCACCGGTGTCGGGCTGGCCCTGGCGCGCGCCCTGATCGAGGCCGACGGGGGCAGGCTGGAGCTGCAACGACGCCGTCCGGCGCTGTTCGCGGTGTTCCTCGGGAAACCGCTGTCGTCGCGGGTGGAGAACCGGGTGGTGGGCGAGCCGCGATGA